TCAGACATGAAGAACAGCATATGTTTATCTATCCGTGGGCTAGGGCCTTGGTATTCAGGCTATCGttgctttcctttttcatttctttattGCCTCGTCTTTCTAAATTGTTTCCTTGAATTTGTTGTCTTTTGCAGAGAGTTTGCCACAATGCAAAGCCCTAGCAGATTGTTTATCGCCTCTATCTGCACACAACCTGCTGTGTTCGGGCCCCAAGGTTGGGCAGACCTCCCAGACGGCCTGCTTCACTCAGTTCTTCCTCTGTCCGGATCCTTCCGTGACCTTCTGGCCTTCGCTGCCACCTGCCGCTCTTGGCGTGCCGCATTCTCCTCATACCCGACCAAATCTACCTTCTGTGCCAAATTCCCACCTCTCCTCGTCCAATTGAGTAACCATTTTGCACCTCCTGATCTGCCTAACAATGGTCGTCACAAGCTCCGCTTATGTAAGGTCATTGATCCAATCAACCAGAACATGGCTCTTCGATGCCTGATTCCCCGAAAAATTTATCAGGGGATGTGTTTTGCTGACTCTTCGTATGGTCAAATAATATGCTGCCGCGGTGGACATTGCCTTGTTATTGATGTGTTTAGTGGTGCTGAGGTCTCACCTCCATGTCTCCCATTCGTCGGCGATTGTGAGGAGGAGTTATACTTCAGCGGCACTCTGACAGCCCCCCTTGGATCACCCAACTCACACCTCCTTGTCAGCACCGAATCCTCCCTGTTTGATTGGCCGGTTGGAAGCGACTCTTGGTCCGAACTCAAGCTTTCTGATGCATGGATAGAACAGATCGTGGAATTCAATGGTCAGTTCAGCGCCATGGATGATAGCTATAAGATCTACATTCTGCAGCTATCCCCCAAGTTTGGTCTGCAGGAGATAGTAACCGAGTGGATCAACGACCTGAGGCCAAGCCCGTATATGGATCCATGGCTAGCGGCCTGCGGCAACATGCTTCTCATGGTTTTCTGTTTCACCACAATGTTTCTAGGCTGGTCAGTGCTAAAATGCATACCCCACCGCCTTGACACGTCGACCGCCCCTGCGAGATGGGTGGAGGTGAAGCAGCTGGACAACTGGGCACTCTTTGTTGGGGGTGACATGAGGAGCGAACCGTTTACTTGCATCAGCCCGGAAagatggggagggaggagcAAGCGGCTGTACTCCGCTGCCCGTCGCTCTTTTGTTGTGCATGGAGTGGGTGACGAGCCAGATAGATCCGCTCATCTCAAGACGGTGTACAAAAGAAGCctgtcccgcaagctgcggtCCCTCTGGGTGTACCCAAGCATGTTCTACTCCGATGGCCAGTGATCGTCGTTGTGGCGCAGCTGCAGCTACACACTTGCTGCTCTTCATGCTTCCTGATGGAAATTGGTAAAGAAGCTTTTGCAACCCTGGTATTAGTGCTCAGAGCTTGTCAGGACTTATAGGAGCAGCCAAGCTTCTTGAGTTGGTGTTAATATAGCTGTGTTGTCTAATCTTGCACTTGATGCATGTCTAGCACTTTTAAATCCTAACTACTTGTTGCTAGTGTCTTGCCGAACTgagaagtttttaagcttctaTAGACTGCATTTGCCTTAATATCGTCCTATATGTTCTTGGATGTGCTTGGCTTTATAAAATCAATGGATCAGAAGGGCCCATGTCCATTTCCTGTCAATGTCTTGCTTCAAGGTAACACAAAAGATGAACGTCAGAACTGCCAGTGTCTGGCTGATTGGAATGGGCAAACATGTTTTGCTTGCACATCAATTTTTCTTGAGTCAGGAAACCAAAAATGTGCCCCAGTGTCATCAGATTCACATGGATAAAGTAAAAAAGTCGTTGTGTCAGAGAAATACAATGTCCAcgacaggaaaaaaaattcgtaGCCTAGCCCGGCCCAACAAATCTGGCCGCTTGAATATGGCCCAGCCCAACAAATCCAAGCAACAAGTAAAGCAAGGAAACAAGTCCATATTTCACTCTCAAATGTATCTCGAGGGATGCATAACCCCCGAAATCAAAAACCGTTTATTTTTAACCCTAAAATTAGCAAAACCGGACAGATCACCCCATTAGGCGGTTTTCGTGATGATGTGGCCAATTTAGGGCGGTTTTGTTGTTGATTAGAATTTTTGACGTGCTGATGTGACTCCTGTTCTTCCCCCCTGTTCTTCCTCTCTGCACATTCCTCTATGTGCCCGAGCTACCTCCCGTGCCTTGCCGCCTGGCCCTGTCCccaggccgcgccgccgcctgcctaCAGACccactcgccgccgcccgcccctaCTGGCATCGCCCGCGCCCCTGGCCGAGCTGGAGCTCGAGCCGAAATCCATGGCCTCCGGCCATgccgccttcttccccgaccacGGCGAGATCCGCCGCCTTCGAGTcttcccgcgccgccgctgcctccagAAGGAGCGCCCGGACCCCACGTGCCTCCCTTCGCCCTCACCCGAGCCCGCGCCTGCCCAACTCTCCCCATCTTCGCCAACGCCAGCACCAAGCAACGCAGGTTGGCACGCCAATCACCCGCGGAATGCGCAACGGATGGCGGCACGCGGCCGTGCATCTTGGTGTGTGACCCGCGCACAGAAGCGATGTACAAGGCGGCGAGGCAAGGCCTGCAACAGCCAGTGAAGCCAAGTGCCACCgctgctcgtcggcggcggcggcggccgtccaTTGCGACCAAGAGAGACCTcctttcttcaattccttcaaGCCACGGCACCACTGATACCTCATGGCTATTTCTCCTCTGTTGATTTCAGATTTGGAGCCCTCCGACGATCTCGTGTCGAGCGCCACCACCGCTCGTCAGTGGCTGCCATCGCCCTGCGCCCTCCACCTGACATCATTCCCCAGAAGCTGCACAGGAGGACATCGTTGCACTGCTGATCCGTCCCCCCCCCTTGTCCAGGCTGTGCTCAGAGTCAGAGAGGTCCACGACGACGCCCTAAACAAGTTCCATCCCCGCTGCCACTAGCTTCCTCGCCGCCTCTATGGCTCTCGCGCTTGGTTGCCATGGCTGGCATCTCTCGATGCGCTGAAAGGGGGTTTTTGTTCAAAAAATGAGACATGAAATCTATAATTGCcacgtcatcaagtcaaaagTGAGGTCAACAATCCTAGTCAGCGGCAAAACCGCTATAAATTGGCCACATCATCACGAAAACCGTCTAATGGGGTGATTTGTCCGTTTTTGTAAATTTCAAGGTTAAAAATAAACGGTTTTCGATTTCAAGGGGTTATACGTTCCATGAGATACATTTGAGGATGAGATATGGAGTTCTTTctgaagcaagcaagcaagcccACAAAAGCCCATGTGGGGGCCTTGGCGAATGATAAGGGCATGTataatggttgataagactatCTTATCTTAGGCATTTcacgtcaattagaaaagacaacaaaacatgttgtacaatgtgtcatctcttagtgttctatcttaaattaatgtttagatgaataaaattaactaaataaatgttaagaaaaagttgaaatctagtacaatggtaaatttgttttatcattcttgtgaaaaaatcatctcttaattaagagaatacttgtgatttttcttcgtttctctctcttccccgtCAAATTTTATCCTGCTAACAGAAGACTGACATCACTGTACACGCCCTAATACAGCATCGCCCCGGCGGCCTCGAGGGAGAGAGTGTGGGCCGCGGTTCCCGAAGCGAGCCCCCAGCGGCGACACCGCCGGAGAAGACGCCGGCCTCGCACAAGCCAGCCACCCGCATCGTCCTCGTCTCCGACGCCGGCATCATCTACCAAGGCCTGCGctttctcctctcttcctcacCCGAACCCCAGTTCCTCTCGTTTTCCTTTCCTCGGTTCATGTCTCGAAGCCTGTTTCTGGTGTCGTTTGGTTAATTTTAGTGTGCTCCGCCGTGTAATTGATTGTTCCTGTTGGGAAGAAGAACTCGAACCCGCGTAGCTGCTTCGCTAGGGTTCGAATTTTCTCGGTCGATTTCACCTGTACGAGATTTAGGTCTGACTGCCAAGTCCTTAGAACCCTAGGTGGGATTCATTGATCATGGGACTCAACTGTGTGGCTAGAAAGAATTGGCTTGCTTGGGGTTTATTTTAGCACAAGTTAATTTGAGAGCCCGGCGTGTACCCCACGAAATGATCTGGCAAATGGAAAGGAGGATTAAAACTGCCCAAGTGGGAAGAACCCTAGAATCTCACCTTGTGTTGTTGTGACTGAGCATTGTTAATTCGTTATTCATAGAGATAGAGCgtcatttgtttttgtttactGTGTACTGCCAGGGGCAGAATTTAGTAGCATCCGGCACTGTTTCGATTCCCTGTCctgaagatacagatggtgTTCACTGTCGCAAACAAGTTTTATTGGCTAGTCTTTCTAATTTGTTTCCCTTCAAATTGTTATGTTTTGCAGAGAATTTGCCACAATGCAGAGCCCTAGCAAACTGTTTCTCGCCTCTGTCTCCACACAGCCTGCTGTGTTTGGGCCCCAAGGTTGGGCAGACCTCCCTGACGGCCCGCTTCACTCAATTCTTGGTCTGTCCGGATCCTTTCGTGACCTTCTTGCCTTCGCTGCCACCTGCCGCTCTTGGCGTGCTGCATTTTCCTCATACCCAACCAAGTCTACCTTCTGTGCCAAATTCCCACCTCTCCTCGTCCAATTGAATACACATGTTGAAGATCCCGGTCTCCCTTCTAATATTGGTCGTCACAAGCTCCGAACATGTAAGGTCATTGATCCAATCAACCAGAACATTGGCCTTCGCTGCCAGATTCCCCAAAAAATTTATGAGAAGATGCATTTTGCTGGGTCTTCCTATGGTCAACTAATATGCT
This is a stretch of genomic DNA from Brachypodium distachyon strain Bd21 chromosome 1, Brachypodium_distachyon_v3.0, whole genome shotgun sequence. It encodes these proteins:
- the LOC100838026 gene encoding uncharacterized protein LOC100838026, whose protein sequence is MQSPSRLFIASICTQPAVFGPQGWADLPDGLLHSVLPLSGSFRDLLAFAATCRSWRAAFSSYPTKSTFCAKFPPLLVQLSNHFAPPDLPNNGRHKLRLCKVIDPINQNMALRCLIPRKIYQGMCFADSSYGQIICCRGGHCLVIDVFSGAEVSPPCLPFVGDCEEELYFSGTLTAPLGSPNSHLLVSTESSLFDWPVGSDSWSELKLSDAWIEQIVEFNGQFSAMDDSYKIYILQLSPKFGLQEIVTEWINDLRPSPYMDPWLAACGNMLLMVFCFTTMFLGWSVLKCIPHRLDTSTAPARWVEVKQLDNWALFVGGDMRSEPFTCISPERWGGRSKRLYSAARRSFVVHGVGDEPDRSAHLKTVYKRSLSRKLRSLWVYPSMFYSDGQ